The Nitratidesulfovibrio sp. DNA segment GCCTTCTCCAACTCCGGCACACCTTCCATCCATGCGGCAAAGCTGGCGCGGGCACGTTCGGCGTACAGGGCCTTGCGGTCGCGTTTTTTGGCGCGCTGGGTGAGTTCGGGCATCAGGCCGAAGTTGACGTTGGAGGGCTGGAAGTTCTTGGCGGGGGTGCGCAGGTGCTGGAGCAGCGCGCCGAGGGCGGTGTCCACAGGGGGCTGGGGCAGGTCGCGGCCCAGGGCGCGGGCGGCCAGCACCATGCCCAGCCACAGGCCGCAGGCGGCGGATTCCACGTAGCCTTCCACGCCGGTGATCTGCCCGGCAAGGTGCACGTGGCGGTGGGGGCGCAGGGACAGGTCGTCGCCAAGCACCAGGGGCGCGTTGACGTAGGTGTTGCGGTGCATGGAGCCGTGGCGCACGAATTCGGCGTTGGCAAGGCCGGGGATCATGCGGAACACGCGTTCCTGCTCGCCGTACTTCAGCTTGGTCTGGCAGCCCACCAGATTGTAGGCGGTGCGATTCAGGTTTTCGGCGCGCAGTTGCACGATGGCGTAGGGCCGCTGGCCGGTGCGCGGGTCGGTGAAGCCCACGGGCTTGAACGGCCCGAAGACCAGGGTGCGTTCGCCGCGTTCGGCCAGGGCCTCGATGGGCATGCAGCCTTCGAAGTGGATTTCCTTCTCGAAATCGTGGGTGGGGGCCTTTTCGGCGGCCAGCAGGGCGGCGTGGAAGGCTTCGTACTCCTCGCGGTTCATGGGGCAGTTCAGGTAGTCGCCCTCGCCTTCGTCGTAGCGCGACCCCTGAAAGGCGATGGAGGTGTCTATGGATTCGGCGGCAATGATGGGCGCGATGGCGTCGTAGAAATACAGGTGGCGCGAGCCGACCACCTCGGCCAGCGATGCGGCCAGCGGTTCGCTGGCCAGCGGCCCGGCGGCCACCACGGCCACGTCGGCGGCGGTCAGTTCCGGCGCGTGGATGGATGAAATCTCGCGGCGCACCACGGTGATGTTCGGTTCCGCCTCCATGGCCTCTGTCATGCGCCGGGCGAACAGTTCGCGGTCCACCGCAAGGGCCTTGCCCGCAGGCACGCGGGTGGCCTCGGCCACCTGCATGACCAGGCTGTCCAGTTCGCGCATCTCCTGCTTCAGCAGCCCCACGCCGGATGCGATGTCATCCGAACGCAAAGAATTGGAACACACCAGTTCGGCAAGGTCCGGGCTGGTGTGGGCCGGGGAATATGCCTGGGGCTTCATTTCGTACAGGGTGACGGCAACCCCGGCGCGGGCGAGCCTGCGGGCGCATTCGCAGCCTGCAAGGCCCCCACCGGCGATGGCGGCGGTGACGAGAGCGGTCAAGATGTCCTCCGGAAGGGCTGGGCGGATGGGATGAAAACGGCCTGCGGCGCGGCGGGCGCGCCAAGCCTGCGGGTGAGGTAGGGCATTTCCGCCCGTCAGGCAAGCGGGGCAGGGCAGGATCAGGGATAGGATGTGGCGAGGGCGGGGGCGCGCTGCGGGCGGATGGGTGCGGCAACGGGGGGGGGGAGTGGCGAGCGGGCGCGGAGCGGTGCCACGGCGTCACTGCCCCGCTGGTTGCCCCCCGGCCAGACGGTGCATTTCGCGGTGCAGGGTGTCCACCAGCCCGGCGGCCCGCGTGGCGGCCAGCCCTTTGTCGAAGGCAGCGCGCAGGGCCGCATGGTCTGGCCGTGCGCGAGAGAAGCACACGTGCAGGTCGCGTTCGCCCAGGATGGGGTCGAATTCGGCAACGCTGGAGGTCTGGGCGGGCAGGTCGCGCCGCAGCAGGAAGCGCACCACGTTGCGGTCGGCGGCCATGGCGTCGATGCGCCCGGCCAGCAGTTTGCGGATGTTGGCCAGTTCGTCGTTGGCGGGTTCCTTGCGCAGGAAGGTGGCGGCGTCGAAGGCATCGGTGTGCACGTAGCCGCGCACCACGCCGATGCGCAGCCCGGCCAGTTCGCGCAGGTCGTTCCAGTGCCGCTCATTGCCCGCCACCCCCAGAAGCACCAGGGTGCCGCCGGGAAACGGGGCGGAAAAGTCGCAGTCGACCTCGCGTTCGACGGTGCGGTATTCCGGGGCGATGGCGGCCACCTTGCCTTCCCGCAACTGGGCCACGGCCCGCGACCACGGCATGAATTCGAACCGCGCCGCCACTCCGCCCGATGCCAGTGCGGCCCGGATGACCTGCACGGCATAGCCGCCGTGGGGCAGGTAGCGCTCCACATAGGGGGGCCAGTCCAGGGTGGCGATGACGATGATGTCGGCAGTGTCAGTGTCGCCTTTGCGAGGGTGGGCAGGGGATGCGGTGGAACGGGGTTCGCTGCGGTGCGCGGGAGGTGCCCCGGCAGGCGGGGGGAGAGATTTTGCGGGTACGGCGGTACCGTCGGACATCGGTACCGCCTGGCTTGGCCGGGGCTGGTCTGGTTGGTACTGGTCTGGTTGGGGCTGGTCTGGTTGGGGCTGGCTTGGCCGGGGCTGGTCTGGCCGGGATTGCCCCGGTTGGGCCAGTGCCGACGGCGGGGCGATGGTGCCCGGTTCCGGCAGACCTGCCAGCACCGTCAGTCCGGCCAGCACGCACGGCGCCACCAGCCGCGCCGCCTGGCGCAGGACGGTCGGCGCCGCCGCCCGCATCCGGTGGGGGATGCAGGCGGCGCGCCCTATGCGCGGGCGCGTCACGCGGGCTTCCTATGCGGGCGCGGCCCAGCGGATGAGGCCCAGCGAGTGCGGATCCGCCAGCAGCGGGTGCACCGGGGCGGCCCGCACGGTAAAGCCGAAGCGCCCGGCCTCTGCCGGGCGGGTGCTGCCGCCGAAGGTCTGCCAGCCGTCGCGCCGTTCGCCCTCGGGGGTCATGACGGTCAACTGGCGCTGGGCAAAGGAGCCGTCCTGCCCCAGCGGCCCGGCGTACAACTGGACGAGCACATGCTCCGCCGCGATGTCGTCGAGATACAGTTCCGCCTCCACCCGCAACGAATCGCCCACATGCAGGGTGTCCTCCACCCGGCTGCGCACGTTGCGTATCTGCACCGCGCTCCACTTGGTCATCATTTCCATGCGCCATTCGGAAAGTTCGCGCGCCGGGACAAAGCCGTCGCGCGCGAGGCGCATGTAGTAGCCGTGGGCCGGGGAATAGGCCGTGCCCAGATAGTCCAGCACCATGCGGTGCGAATTGTAGCGGGGGGCCAGTTCCTTCAGGGCGGCCTTCATGCGGCGGATCCACGAGCGGGGCAGGCCGCCCCGGCCTCGATCGTAGAATTCCGGGATGATGTCGTTTTCCAGGATGTTGTAGAGGGTCTGCATCTCCACGAAGTCCTGGTAGTCCGGGTCGTCGTATTCCTCGCCCTTGCCGATGGCCCAGCCCAGGCTGTTGTCCGGCCTGTAGGCCTCGTCCCACCAGCCGTCCAGCGTGGAAAACTGCACCACGCCGTTGAGCATGGCCTTCATGCCGCTGGTGCCGCAGGCCTCCAGCGGGCGGCGGGGATTGTTCAGCCACACGTCGCAGCCCGTGACCAGGTACGAGGCCACCTCCATGTCGTAGTCCTCGAGAAAGACCACGCTCATGTTCGCGCCCTGCGAACGGCTGAAGGCGATCAGATCCTTGATCAGCTGCTTGCCGTCCTGGTCCTGGGGGTGCGCCTTGCCCGCGATGATGAACTGCACCGGGCGTTCGCGGTCACCCAGGATGCGTTCCAGCCGCACGCGGTCCTGCAACAGCAGGTTGGCGCGCTTGTACGTGGCGAAACGCCGGGCAAAGCCGATGGTCAGGGCCTCGGGGTTCAGCACCTCTTCGGCGGCTTGCAGATCCTGCCGCCGCGCGCCCTGCGCGGCCAGCTGGCGGCGCAGCCGCTCGCGCACGAAATCCACCAGCCGGGCACGCAACCGTTCGTGGGTGCGCCAGAATTCGGCGTCGGAAATGGTGTCCACCTGGCTCCAGGCGCGGGCGCAGTCCGGGTCCTCGCGCCAGTTGGAGCCAAGGTACCGATCGTACAGCATGCCGATGTCCTGGGCCACCCAGGTGGGCGCGTGCACCCCGTTGGTCAGCGCGCCGATGGGCACATCCTCCATGGGGAACTGGTGCCACACCTGTTTCCACATGTTGCGCGAAACACGGCCATGCAGGGTGGAAACGCCGTTGTTGGCGCGTGACAGGCGCAGGGCCAGCACGGTCATGCAGAAGGGTTCGGCGTCGTCGTGGGGGGCTTCTCGCCCAAGGGCCATGAACACCTTGAAGGCCAGCCCCATGTCGCGGGCGTAGGATTCGAAGTAGCGGTGCATCAGGTCCGGCGCGAAGCGGTCGTTGCCTGCGGGCACCGGGGTGTGCGTGGTGAAGATGGAACCGGACGCGGCCACCTCGGTTGCGGCCTCGAAGGGCAGGCCGTGCTCCTTCATGAACAGCCGCACCCGCTCAAGCCCGGCAAAGGCGGAATGCCCCTCGTTCATGTGGATGACCTTGGGGTCGATGCCCAGCACCTTCAGTGCCTTGATGCCGCCGATGCCCAGCAGGATTTCCTGCCACAGGCGCATTTCGATGTTGCCGCCGTACAGCCGTTCGGTGATCTGGCGAAAATCGGGCGGGTTTTCCGGCAGGTTGGTGTCCAGCAGGTACAGGGTCACCCGGCCCACGGCCACCTGCCAGATGCGCGCCGCAAGGGGCCGGTCGCCCACGTCCAGCCGCACCACGGCGGGCTGTCCGTCGGGCGTCAGGGCCGGACGCATGGGCATCTGCTCGAAGTCGTAGACGGGGTAGCGTTCCTGCTGCCAGCCGTCGGGGGTCATGTACTGGCGGAAATACCCCTGTTGATAGGCGATGCCCACGCCCACCAGCGGCACGTTGAGGTCGCTGGCCGACTTCAGGTGGTCGCCCGCCAGGATGCCGAGGCCGCCGGAATAGATGGGCAGGCACAGGGCCAGGCCGAATTCCAGGCTGAAATAGGCCACGGCGGGGGTGCCGGGGGCCACGCCCTCGAACCTGTGGGGCGACGGCCTGCCCACGTATTGGCGTAGTTGCGTCACGGCGTCGGACAGCCGTTCCTTGAAGAACGCATCGCGAGAGAGTTCTTCAAGGGTGCGCTGGGGAACGTGGTTCAGGAACCATACCGGGTTGCGGTAGCTTTCCTGCCACAGGCGCTGGTCCATCTGTGAGAAGATGGTCTCCATGTCGTTGTTCCACGAGAACCAGAGGTTGTAGGCCAGTTCCCACAGTCCTTCCAGCCCTTCGGGCAACTTGGGGATGACGCTGAAGACCTTGAGTGGCTGCATGCTGCGTACCTCCCGGCGGTGCGGCGTGTGTGCTTTTGACTTGCCTGCGAGAGTGGCATAGGAACAGACGGTCCGGTGGCCCCCCCTGTTTGTCGGCGGGCGGCGTGCCGGATGGGTCTGTGGAGTTATGGTATTCTTTCACAGGAGCTTTTTCGTGACAAGTGCAAGCAGCGTTATTGAGGGTACCCCGATGTTGCGCGTGCGGGTACGCTACCTGCGCGACGCGCGGGCGCTGTACGCCCTCGGTGACGGCCCCGGCGGCCTCGCCCCGGCCACGCCTTTCGCGGCGGGCATGGATCTGCGCGCCTGCATGGACGCGGAAGAGGCGGTCCTGCCTGCCGGTTCACGGCTGGCCATCCCCGCCGGGGTGGCCGTGGAGCCGCTGTCGCCCGGCGCGGCGGGGTTCGTGTACTCTCGCAGCGGGCTTGGCACGCGCATGGGGCTTACCGTCAGCCAGGGGGTAGGCGTCATCGACCCCGATTATCGCGGCGAGATCGTGGTCTCGCTGCTGAACACCTCTGGCGAGGAACGACGAATTCGCCGTGGCGAGCGCATCGCGCAGCTAGTGTTCCAGCCGTATTTCCACGCCCTCGTCGAAGAGGCGGATGCCCTTGGCGAGACGGCGCGCGGCGCGGGTGGGTTCGGGCATACCGGCACCCTGTAGGGACTTTTTCCTGGTCGGGAATGCCCCAGGCCTGCGGCACGGATTTTCCGGCCACCGCACTCCGCCGCATTCGATACATCTTTCCCCCTATTTCGGAGACACGCCATGAGCGAACGGTTCGAAGCGCTGAAAGCGCGCGAGGAATCCCTGTTGTGCCGCACCTACGGCCGGTACCCCATTTCCGTTGCGCGGGGCCAGGGTTCGCGCCTGTGGGACGTTGACGGTCGCGAATACGTGGACCTTCTGTCCGGCATCGCGGTGACCTCGCTGGGCCATTGCCACGAGGAACTGGCCGAGGTGGCCGCCGCCCAGGCCCGCAAGCTGGTGCACGTCAGCAACCTTTTCTATCAGGAAGAACAGTTGGACCTGGCCGAACGGCTGCTGTCCACCAGCCACTGCACCAAGGCGTTCTTCTGCAATTCCGGCGCGGAAGCCAACGAGGCGGCCATCAAGCTGGCCCGGCGCTACATGCAGCGCGTGCAGGGGCGCGAGGCGTACGAAATCATCACCCTGACCGGAGCCTTCCACGGGCGCACCCTGGCCACCGTGGCCGCCACCGGGCAGGCCAAGTTCCAGGACGGCTTTTTGCCCATGCCGGAAGGGTTCCGGCAGGTTCCGGCGGGCGACATCGAGGCCCTGCGCGCCGCCATCGGCCCGCAGACAGCCGGGGTGCTGGTGGAAGTGGTGCAGGGCGAGGGCGGCGTGTGTCCGCTTGACCCCGACTACGCCCGCGCGGTGCAGGCCCTGTGTCGCGAGACGGGCGTGCTGTTCATGACCGACGAGATCCAGGCGGGCATGTGCCGCACCGGTCGGTTCTGGTCCTTCCAGAACTACGGCCTCACGCCGGACATCGTCAGCTGCGCCAAGGCCCTGGCCAACGGCCTGCCCATGGGTGCCATGATGACCACCGACGAGGTGGCCAGGGGCTTTGTGGCGGGCAGCCACGCCACTACCTTCGGGGCGGGGGCGCTAGTTTCCGCCGTGGCGGACAAGACCGTGGAAATCATGCTGCGCGACGACCTGGCCGGGCGGGCCGCCACCGAGGGCACGCGGATCATGGACCGCTTCCGGGCCATGGGCCAGAAGCTTCCCGGCACCATCGACCACGTGCGCGGTCTTGGCCTGATGATCGGCGTGGTGCTGGCCTTCCCCGGCAAGGAGGTCTGGCAGGCGCTCATCGACAGGGGGTTCATCTGCAACCTGACCCAGGATTGCGTGCTGCGCCTGTTGCCCGCGCTGACCGTTCCCCGCGCCGACCTGGATGCCTTTGCCGACGCGCTGGAGGAAATCCTGTCCGCGCGCACGCCCGCATAGGGCAGGCCCAGATGGGGGCGATGCCCCTGCCGCACATGCTGCACGACGCCCCGTCGGCTGGTCTTCCGGACCGCCCGGCGGGGCGTTTCGCATGGGATGGGCCGTGCCTTTCGCCGTGCCGCCGGAGGGGGGGAGGGGCGGCCGATCCGCCCGGTCTGTCCTGTCCGTCCGGTCAGGCTGGTCAGGCTGGCCAGCCCGGCAACTTGCAAGCTCGGCAACCCGCAAGTCCTGCAAAATAATGGCGTGATCCGGTTGCCGGTCTTAGTATGGGCAGTGAACATGGGAAAACCGTGCGGCAGGACGTGGCCGCGCGGTACATGCATGGCGCGCCCGCCGCACGGCACGGATGCCCGGCCCGCGCGAAGGAGGGGAGGGGCATGAGCGACCTCGGCATATCGTCAACCAGTTTTGGCAGTTCCGGCGCGTGGGACAGCCAGACCTTTGGGGCTGCGGTGGTGAGCAAGACGCTGGACACCATGAACGGCGTGGCGTCTTCGCCGCTACAGGCGGCCCCCTGGGACAAGCAGACCTTTGGTGCGGCCGTGGTCGGCAAGACGCTGGACTACATGAACGCGCCGGGGCTGGGGAGCACGGGCAGGACCGGGAATACCGGCTGGTCCGGTTCCATGGGCGCCGACTACGATTTCCAGAAATCGGTACTGGGGGCGGCCTATTCCGGCGCGGGTACCCTGGTGGACGTGTACGCCTGATGATCGCCCCGAGTGGCGCGGCCAGACAGGGCCTGACCGGTTGCTACACGGCGTCCGCCCGCATGGGGGGGCGCCGTTTCACTTTTGCCTCTGCCGCAAGGTGTTGCGGCCATGCGCCGCAGGGTGGCGACGGTGCCTGCCGGGCGTGGCGGGCGCTGCGGAACTGGTGGGAGCGCGGAGCGGCGCTTTGATTCCGCAATCCCCCGCAGGTACAGGCTATTTACGTTTTTGTTAATGATTTCGCTTGACAGCGCTTCAAACCGTCCGCTACAACTCCGCAACACGCCTGTAGAAACGTGTGGCACTTCCTGCGGTCGATGTGGGGGCTTTCCCGTATCGGCAGTACGGCTTTCGCGGTGCAGCTGGCAGCGGCGGCGGACAGGGTTTTTTCGCCCGTGCCGCCTTGTCTGGTCGCATCGTGCAAGAGAGGCCGCCGCTCCGGTCGGGTTCGCACCCGTGCCGGACCAGTGTCCTGCATCAAGGGGCACAATTTCGACAATCTGGTAAAAAGACGGCGGCGGCCCGCGCCACCGCCGATACAGCTTACGGACGGCCGCGCATGGCGATGATCGAATTCCACGACGTGCACAAGTGGTACGGCGAATTTCACGTGCTCAAGGGCATCACCCAAAAGGTGGAGAAGGGCGAGGTGCTGGTCATCTGTGGCCCCTCCGGCTCCGGCAAGAGCTCCTTCATCCGGTGCCTCAACCGTCTGGAGCCCATCCAGAAGGGGCAGATACTGCTCGAAGGCAAGAGCATCCACGACAAGAGCGTGGACGTGAACGAGTTGCGCACCGAGGTGGGCATCGTCTTCCAGCAGTTCAACCTGTACCCGCATCTTTCCGTGCTGCACAACGTGACCCTTGCGCCCACCAAGGTGCGCAAGATGCCGAAGGCCAAGGCGGAATCCATCGCCATGGAACTGCTGGAGCGCGTCGGCATCCACGATCAGGCCCGCAAGTACCCCGTGGAGCTTTCCGGTGGCCAGCAGCAGCGCGTGGCCATTGCCCGCGCCCTGGCCATGCAGCCCAAGGTTATGCTGTTCGACGAGCCCACCAGCGCGCTCGACCCCGAAATGATCAACGAAGTGCTCAACGCCATGAAGGACCTGGCCCGCGCCGGCATGACCATGCTCTGCGTGACCCACGAAATGGGCTTCGCGCGGGAAGTGGCGGACAGGGTCGTCTTCATGGACGGGGGCAAGGTGATCGAAGAGGCCCCGCCGGACATCTTCTTCTCCAATCCCCGGCACGAGCGTACGCAGGCGTTCCTGCGAGAGATCCTGTAGTACCGTCCGCGCCTTGGCCCCTTGCCCCCTGCCTTTCGGGCAGGAGGCGGATGGCCCTGCGGCACGGCACCTTCTGGCCGGGCGGCGCCACGGCGCCTCGGGCACGACACGCGATACCCCCGGTCGCCGCGCAGCGGCACGCCGGGTTCGGACGACGGACGAACGCCCATCCCGGGGGCCTACGGCCCCCCGAACCGCATCAGCAGGGAGAACTCTCATGAAGCGTCTTGTGCTACTGGCCGTGGCCCTGTGCGTGGTGCTTTCCGGCACCATCGCCCACGCGGGCAAGATCGAGGACATCAAGGCCCGCGGCGCGCTCATCTGCGGCGTCAAGGACTCCACCGTGCCCTTCGGTTTCATCGACGAGCAGACCAAGCAGATCGTCGGCTTCGACGTGGACATCTGCAAGGCCGTCGCCGACAACCTGGGCGTGAAGCTGGAACTGAAGACCGTCACCAGCGCCACCCGCATCCCCATGCTGACCCAGGGCTCCGTGGACATGCTGGCCGCCACCATGACCCACAAGTTCGAGCGTGACGACGTCATCGACTTCTCCATCACCTACTTCATGGACGGCCAGAAGCTGCTGGTGAAGAAGGGCGGCGGCGTGAAGAGCGCGGCGGACCTCAAGGGCAAGAAGGTGGCCACCGCCAAGGGCTCCACCTCCGAAAAGAACATCAAGATCGCCCAGCCCGGCGCCACCGTGGTCTCCTTCGACGAGTACCCGCAGGCGTTCCTGGCCCTCAAGCAGGGCAAGGCCGAAGCCGTCACCACCGACTCCACCATCCTGCTCGGCCTGCGCAACTCCGACCCCGAGCCCGACAAGTGGGAAATCGTGGGCGACTACATCGCCGCCGAACCCTACGGCCTCGGCATTGCCGAAAACGATTCCAAGTTCCGCGATCTCGTCAACCGCACCCTGGTGGACCTGTGGAACACCGGCGAATACACGAAGATCTACGACAAGTGGTTCGGCAAGGACACCAAGTACTACCTGCCGCTCACCTGGAAGATGGAAACCTGGCCCTACTAGCACGCACCAACCCGACGGGGGACGCGGCACCATTGCCGCGCCCCCCGTTTTCACGCGGATAACGTCTTGCAGTACAACTTCGACTGGAAACTCGTCCTCTCCGGCGAATACTTGCAGTGGATCATCGACGGCGTCGTGGTCACCTGCCAGATTTCCGCCCTTTCGCTGGTCCTCGCCATGGCGATTGGCACGCTCATCGCGGTGATGCGTCTTTCCGCCGTGCGCCCGCTGGTGTGGTTCAGCGCGGGCTTTACCGAATTCTTCCGCAACACGCCGCTGCTGGTCCAGATATTCTTCTGGTACTTCGGTTCCGACGCGGTGTTGCCCACCTTTGTCAACCAGTGGCTGTACAAGCAGAATTTCGAGTTTGCGGCGGGGGTCATCGCCCTTGCCGTGTACACCGCCGCGTTCATTGCCGAAGAGATACGCTCGGGCATCTTCTCCATTCCGCGCACGCAGTTGGAAGCCTCGCGCGCCTGCGGCCTCACCT contains these protein-coding regions:
- the trmFO gene encoding methylenetetrahydrofolate--tRNA-(uracil(54)-C(5))-methyltransferase (FADH(2)-oxidizing) TrmFO, with protein sequence MTALVTAAIAGGGLAGCECARRLARAGVAVTLYEMKPQAYSPAHTSPDLAELVCSNSLRSDDIASGVGLLKQEMRELDSLVMQVAEATRVPAGKALAVDRELFARRMTEAMEAEPNITVVRREISSIHAPELTAADVAVVAAGPLASEPLAASLAEVVGSRHLYFYDAIAPIIAAESIDTSIAFQGSRYDEGEGDYLNCPMNREEYEAFHAALLAAEKAPTHDFEKEIHFEGCMPIEALAERGERTLVFGPFKPVGFTDPRTGQRPYAIVQLRAENLNRTAYNLVGCQTKLKYGEQERVFRMIPGLANAEFVRHGSMHRNTYVNAPLVLGDDLSLRPHRHVHLAGQITGVEGYVESAACGLWLGMVLAARALGRDLPQPPVDTALGALLQHLRTPAKNFQPSNVNFGLMPELTQRAKKRDRKALYAERARASFAAWMEGVPELEKAE
- a CDS encoding transporter substrate-binding domain-containing protein, translating into MTRPRIGRAACIPHRMRAAAPTVLRQAARLVAPCVLAGLTVLAGLPEPGTIAPPSALAQPGQSRPDQPRPSQPQPDQPQPDQYQPDQPRPSQAVPMSDGTAVPAKSLPPPAGAPPAHRSEPRSTASPAHPRKGDTDTADIIVIATLDWPPYVERYLPHGGYAVQVIRAALASGGVAARFEFMPWSRAVAQLREGKVAAIAPEYRTVEREVDCDFSAPFPGGTLVLLGVAGNERHWNDLRELAGLRIGVVRGYVHTDAFDAATFLRKEPANDELANIRKLLAGRIDAMAADRNVVRFLLRRDLPAQTSSVAEFDPILGERDLHVCFSRARPDHAALRAAFDKGLAATRAAGLVDTLHREMHRLAGGQPAGQ
- the glgP gene encoding alpha-glucan family phosphorylase, with translation MQPLKVFSVIPKLPEGLEGLWELAYNLWFSWNNDMETIFSQMDQRLWQESYRNPVWFLNHVPQRTLEELSRDAFFKERLSDAVTQLRQYVGRPSPHRFEGVAPGTPAVAYFSLEFGLALCLPIYSGGLGILAGDHLKSASDLNVPLVGVGIAYQQGYFRQYMTPDGWQQERYPVYDFEQMPMRPALTPDGQPAVVRLDVGDRPLAARIWQVAVGRVTLYLLDTNLPENPPDFRQITERLYGGNIEMRLWQEILLGIGGIKALKVLGIDPKVIHMNEGHSAFAGLERVRLFMKEHGLPFEAATEVAASGSIFTTHTPVPAGNDRFAPDLMHRYFESYARDMGLAFKVFMALGREAPHDDAEPFCMTVLALRLSRANNGVSTLHGRVSRNMWKQVWHQFPMEDVPIGALTNGVHAPTWVAQDIGMLYDRYLGSNWREDPDCARAWSQVDTISDAEFWRTHERLRARLVDFVRERLRRQLAAQGARRQDLQAAEEVLNPEALTIGFARRFATYKRANLLLQDRVRLERILGDRERPVQFIIAGKAHPQDQDGKQLIKDLIAFSRSQGANMSVVFLEDYDMEVASYLVTGCDVWLNNPRRPLEACGTSGMKAMLNGVVQFSTLDGWWDEAYRPDNSLGWAIGKGEEYDDPDYQDFVEMQTLYNILENDIIPEFYDRGRGGLPRSWIRRMKAALKELAPRYNSHRMVLDYLGTAYSPAHGYYMRLARDGFVPARELSEWRMEMMTKWSAVQIRNVRSRVEDTLHVGDSLRVEAELYLDDIAAEHVLVQLYAGPLGQDGSFAQRQLTVMTPEGERRDGWQTFGGSTRPAEAGRFGFTVRAAPVHPLLADPHSLGLIRWAAPA
- the dut gene encoding dUTP diphosphatase gives rise to the protein MLRVRVRYLRDARALYALGDGPGGLAPATPFAAGMDLRACMDAEEAVLPAGSRLAIPAGVAVEPLSPGAAGFVYSRSGLGTRMGLTVSQGVGVIDPDYRGEIVVSLLNTSGEERRIRRGERIAQLVFQPYFHALVEEADALGETARGAGGFGHTGTL
- a CDS encoding aspartate aminotransferase family protein, producing the protein MSERFEALKAREESLLCRTYGRYPISVARGQGSRLWDVDGREYVDLLSGIAVTSLGHCHEELAEVAAAQARKLVHVSNLFYQEEQLDLAERLLSTSHCTKAFFCNSGAEANEAAIKLARRYMQRVQGREAYEIITLTGAFHGRTLATVAATGQAKFQDGFLPMPEGFRQVPAGDIEALRAAIGPQTAGVLVEVVQGEGGVCPLDPDYARAVQALCRETGVLFMTDEIQAGMCRTGRFWSFQNYGLTPDIVSCAKALANGLPMGAMMTTDEVARGFVAGSHATTFGAGALVSAVADKTVEIMLRDDLAGRAATEGTRIMDRFRAMGQKLPGTIDHVRGLGLMIGVVLAFPGKEVWQALIDRGFICNLTQDCVLRLLPALTVPRADLDAFADALEEILSARTPA
- a CDS encoding amino acid ABC transporter ATP-binding protein, whose translation is MAMIEFHDVHKWYGEFHVLKGITQKVEKGEVLVICGPSGSGKSSFIRCLNRLEPIQKGQILLEGKSIHDKSVDVNELRTEVGIVFQQFNLYPHLSVLHNVTLAPTKVRKMPKAKAESIAMELLERVGIHDQARKYPVELSGGQQQRVAIARALAMQPKVMLFDEPTSALDPEMINEVLNAMKDLARAGMTMLCVTHEMGFAREVADRVVFMDGGKVIEEAPPDIFFSNPRHERTQAFLREIL
- a CDS encoding ABC transporter substrate-binding protein, with product MKRLVLLAVALCVVLSGTIAHAGKIEDIKARGALICGVKDSTVPFGFIDEQTKQIVGFDVDICKAVADNLGVKLELKTVTSATRIPMLTQGSVDMLAATMTHKFERDDVIDFSITYFMDGQKLLVKKGGGVKSAADLKGKKVATAKGSTSEKNIKIAQPGATVVSFDEYPQAFLALKQGKAEAVTTDSTILLGLRNSDPEPDKWEIVGDYIAAEPYGLGIAENDSKFRDLVNRTLVDLWNTGEYTKIYDKWFGKDTKYYLPLTWKMETWPY
- a CDS encoding amino acid ABC transporter permease gives rise to the protein MQYNFDWKLVLSGEYLQWIIDGVVVTCQISALSLVLAMAIGTLIAVMRLSAVRPLVWFSAGFTEFFRNTPLLVQIFFWYFGSDAVLPTFVNQWLYKQNFEFAAGVIALAVYTAAFIAEEIRSGIFSIPRTQLEASRACGLTFLQAMRYVVLPQAFRIIVPPLISQALNLFKNSSLCMTIGVMELTYMARQIESYTFHGFEAFTVSTLIYLVISLLVSFSITQYNKYFLRTIKY